Sequence from the Ereboglobus luteus genome:
AGCCGCCGCCGAGGACGAGAAGGTCGTAGGGTTTGGTGGGCATGTGAAAAAGGTTTGGTGGCGTTAAATTTCAGGCAGGGGAGCGGCGGAAGGGTGATGAGTGAATGGTGACGGGTGAAAACGGGAGAAGTGCGCTTTTTCTTCACTCTTTATTTTTCAGGTTTCACTCTTCCGCGCAGCGGTTCAGGCGCAAATGGAGGCTTGGATTTCGCGGGCCTTTTCGGGGGTGGTGAGTTTTTTGACGAGCACCAGTCCGAAGTCGATCGCGGTGCCGGCGCCGCGCGAGGTGATGATGTTGGCGTCAACAACAACGCGTTCTTGCATGAGCGCGGTGGGGAGTTCGTTGAGGACGGATGTGTGGCAGGTGTAGCGGAGGCCGGCGAGGAGGCCCGCGTCGTTGAGGACGGTGGGCGCGGCGCAGATGGCGGCGAGCCAGCGGCCGGCCCCGGCGTGGGCGCGCACGAGCGCGGAGACGCGCGGGTCGGCGCGGAGGAGTTTTACTCCGGGGCCGCCGGGGATTAATAGCATGTCGTGTAGTTTTTCCGGGTTTGCGGAAAGTGTGGCGTCGGCTTGGATTGTGATGCCGTTGCGGCCGTTTACGGAGAGGGTTTCCGTGAGCGAGGCGGTGGTGACCTCGACTCCGGCGCGGCGGAGCATGTCGATGGGGGCGATGGCTTCGAGTTCCTCAAAACCTTCCGGCAATAGTGCAAGGACTGTTGGCATGATATGGGAAGAGTGAAGTGTGAAAATGAAAGGAGTCAGAATACAGGATTCGGGAGATGAAGAATTATATGTTGAAAAATGAGACTACACAGAATGAGTGCGGTTGCACTCGGAAAGTTTGGTGGGGGCGGCGCGGGACGGGATGCGCAAAAAAGCCGAGCAGGGGCTCGGCTTTCCCGGGACGCGGGTGTGTTTTGGCCTTGTTTTACGAGACCGCCTGCGAGTTGGCCTCGATGAACTCGCGGATCACTTCCATGCGTTTGCGCTGGCGTGTTTCCTCGTCGATCTCGGCGCGCGAGCGCAGGGCCTCGTTTTGCGCCATGGCTTTTCGCATTTTCATGAGGGCGGAGTTTTGCAACTGCCGGATGCGTTCGCGCGTTATGCGGAATTTTTTGCCGATTTCCTCAAGCGTCATTTCGACGGCGTCTCCGAGGCCGAAGCGCAGTTTGATGATTTCGGCTTCGCGCGGGTCGAGCGAGTCGATCATGTTGCGAAGATCAATGCTGAGATTGCGCGCGCGCAGGCTGTCAAACGGGTTCGCGGTGTTTTCATCGCCAATGAGTTCTCCAAGGGGCGCCGAATCGCTCTCACTGCCGACGGGTGCGTCGAGCGAGCTTGGGCGGGCGCTGACGGACTTGAGGTGCGTAACCTTGGCGGTCGGAATCTGGAGTTCGGCGGCGAGTTCCTCGTCGGTCGGCTCGCGTCCGAGCTCCTCGCTGAGCGCATGGGCGGCGCGGCGCAATTTCGAGATTTTTTCGACGAGATGGACGGGCAGGCGGATCGTTTTGCTTTGGTTGGCGAGGGCGCGCTTGATCGATTGTTTGATCCACCACGCGGCGTAGGTGGAGAGTTTTCCGCCCTTGTCTGGGTCAAAGCGTTCGACGGCCTTGATGAGGCCGATGTTGCCCTCGCTGATGAGGTCGAGGAAGGGGAGGCCGAAATCCTTGTAATCGCGGGCGATTCTCACGACGAGGCGGAGGTTGGCCTTGATCATGTGGTCGCGGGCCTCCTTGTCGCCGCGGAGAATGCGGCGGGCGAGGGCGGTTTCCTCCTCCAGGGTGAGGAGCGGCGTCCTGCCGATTTCCTGCAAGTAGAGTTGCAGGTTGCTTCGTCCGGCGGGCTCGGACTCGACGGCGGCGGCCTCGTATTTTTCAAGAAACGACGGCGGCGCATCCGGCGACGGCATGCGGTTTGGCGCGAAGGGGAGTGCGATTGTCAGTTCGGTTTCATCATGCTGTGCATGTGTGTTTTCTTGGTATGTTTGATTGAACATGGGCTGCATTTCTACTTGTGTTTGAATGCTTTTGTGGGCGTGTCGCTGATGTTGTTCGATTTCAAAATGGGCAAAAAATTGTTAATAAATAGCGATTTGGCAGGCGTTTATATTTTATTTACAATTTCGCAGGCAAAACCGAAGCCCCCGGCTCGGAAACCCAACAAAAATCGTGTGTGAGGGCGTGCGGCGTGCGCTACGAACACCACGGCGGCAACCAAAACCACACGTTCCCGAGGCAAACACACCCGAAAATGCGGGGCGCTCGTTTTTAGGCTCAATGTATTTGCATGGCGGGCTTTCAGCCTTCAATTATTCCGAGAATTCATGACCAGCCTTTCAACCGAACTTTTTGTCATTTTCCTTTTGTTGCTGGCCAACGGCTTTTTTGCGCTCTCGGAGATTGCAGTCGTCTCGGCCCGCAAGGCTCGCCTGAAGCAGCTCGCCGACGAGGGTAAGACGCGCGCCGCGGTCGCGCTCGCCACGGCGATCTCGCCGACCCGCTTTCTGTCCACCGTGCAAATCGGAATCACGCTGATCGGTTACACGAATGTCGCATTCAGTAGCGAGACCGTCGGCAAAAAACTGGATGTGTTGCTGGCGCAGGTGTCGTGGATGCCGGCGTTCACGCGGGAAATCGCCATCGCGCTGGTTGTTGTTGTGCTGACGCTGAGCACGGTTGTCCTGGGCGAACTGGTGCCGAAACGAATCGCCCTTGCGTATCCCGAGCGCATCGCGATGTGGACGGCGCCCATCCTCAACAAGCTCGCCGCCGTGGTCTCGCCGCTTGTCGCGTTGCTGTCATATTTGACCGAGGGATTTCTGCGCATTTTCGGACTAAACAAGGCGCCGAAGGACTCGCCTGTCTCGGACGAGGAAGTCAACATACTCATCGAGCAGGGATTGCACGCGGGCGTGTTTAACAAGGCCGAGCAGGAAATGGTGGAAGGCGTGCTCGAACTCGACCAGATGGCCGTGACCGCGATCATGACGCCCCGCCCGAAGATTGTTTTTCTCAACCTCGACGACACCGAGGAGGTGAACTGGCGCAAAATCGTGGCGAGCGGCCATTCGTATTTTCCCGTTTACCAAGGCAGCCGCGATCATGTGCTCGGCATGGTTGCCGTGAAGGCGCTCTGGGCGCATTCGGCGATCGGGTTAAAAACCAATTTGAAGGACCTGCTCGTTTCGCCGCTGGTGGTGCCGGAGACGATGATGGCAATGCACCTCCTGGAGTCGTTCAAGAAGACCGGCAAGCACATCGCGCTTATAACCGACGAGTTCGGCGCGATCCAGGGGCTCGTCACGCTCATTGACGTGCTCGAGGCGATTGTCGGCGACCTGCCCGCGCAGGACAGCCGCGAGGCGCCCGCATCGAAACAGCGCGAGGACGGTTCGTGGCTGATCGACGCCACGCTGACCACGGGGGACTTAAAATCGCTGCTCAACATCGACGAGCTTCCCCACGAGGAGGAGGCGGATTTTCAAACGCTCGGCGGTTTTATGGTGACGAATTTCGGACGCATTCCAGCGTCCGGGGACTTCTTTGAATACGCGGGCTGGCGCTTCGAAATCGTGGACATGGACCGCCACCGCGTGGACAAGGTGCTCGTGAGCAAAACGAAAACGGACGCGCCCGACGAGACGACGAAGTAACACGTAGCGCATTCAGCAATATCGTGATTCACTTGAGAACACAAATGGCATCTCGTGATTCGTCAAAATACAGACACCCTGCGCGGTTGCTGCTGATTATATTGTCATGTTTTTTGTATGCCGGATGCGCGTCCAGCACTTCCAAAGAGAAGCCTGAACCGTGGAGTGGTTTGGCTCGCAAAATTGACGTTCCTCGTGAGGAGTTGGAGGCAATTGCCAATGATGCCACCAAAGCGCATGATCTTGTGGCACGTGGGATGCGCAAAGAAGAGGATGGGGGTATTACTGTGCTTTTGGCGGAATCGCGAATAGCGCCTGGAGTAATGCTCGTATTCTACAAAAAAACGAATGAGGGGTGGGTCGTGGATAAAAACGGTTTTTTTCTGGGGAATATCACAATGAAAAAATGGCCGAAAGTAAGCCGCAAGAATTGGTGAGACGAGATTTGCAGCGCAGGTTGCCAAACCTGCTTCAATAGATGCGTAGGGGCGTCGCGAGCGACGCCCCTACGAGAGTAATTTTGTCATGGGCTGCGAGCTCAGTTGCTTGCCGGGGCTGATGGACCAGCCGACCTGGAAGTCGGCCGCGGGAACCATTTTGCCGTATGGGCGTTGCAGGCGGTGAATGCGGAGGATGCCGTCGGCAGTGGCGATGTGGATGATGCTGGTGTCAGAGGGGAGGATGGTGCCGGGCGGGAGCGGATCTGCCGTGCCAGCCAGGCCGCCGGCTCCCCACATCAGGGTATTGCCAAATGACACACAACTAACCTTGCCCTTGTAACCCGACAGTATGCTCATCCATGTGGGAATGGTCCATTCCACACTATCTGCCTGGCCGAATTTTATCGGGTAGGTGCCGTTGATTTCGACGCTGCACGCGGGCCACGGATAAAGGCCGTTGATGCGGGCGGCGAGCACGGCGGCGGGGACGTTGAAGTCGAGCGCGCCGTCTGCCTTGTCAAGGCGCCGGCAAAAGGTGGCGTCCGCCTCGTTTTGTTCGGTGAACTGAAGCTCGCCGGTTGCTAGTCGGGGAAGCGCGCGGGCGATGAGTGGGACGCAGGCGGCGGCGAGTTTTTGCTCCACGTCGAGCGCCGTATCCAGATTTTCGATACGCACGCGCTCAACGTCGGCGACGGGGCCGGCGTCGAGTTTTCGGACGATGCGCATGAGCGAGACGCCGGTTTCGCGCTCGCCGCACGCGATGGCCGTCTGGATCGGCGAGGCGCCGCGATACTTGGGGAGCAGCGAGGTGTGGAGGTTGAGCGTGCCGAGGCGGGGCGTGTTGATGAAGTCGTCGCGCAGGATGTGCCCGTAGGCCATGACGAGCGAGAGGTCGGGCTCGAGCGCGGCGAGTTCGGCGCGGGTTTCGTCGGTGAGTTTTTCCGGCTGGTGCACGGGGATGCCGCGCTCGAGCGCCCACGTTTTTATGGCGTTGGGCCGGATTTTCATGCCGCGCCCCGAGGGGCGGTCGGGTTGCGTGTAAACAGCGACGATGCGCGCGTGCTGTGCGCCGTCGGCACCGGCAATCCAGTTGAGGAGCGGCAGCGCGATCGGGTCGGAACCCATGAAAACAAGGCGGAGCATGGAGAAGGGGAAGAGTGAATGGTGAAGAGTGAAAGAACGGCACTGCGGCCGGGATTGTGGCTTGTGCGTTCGACAATTTAAGCCGCTGTGAGTAATCAGTCCTCGATTGTTTCGAAAGGTTGAAAATCGTCGTCATCTCCGCCGGGAGTTTCGTCGACGGGCGAGTTTTTACGGAGGCGGGCGAGATGCGCGCGTTTTTCGTCGCTGTATTTGCCGACGCGCTCGGGGTCGATTTTTTTGCCGACGAGGTCGAAATAAACGGGGCAGCCGTGGAGATCGAATTCGTTGATGACGCCGGCTTCCAGGTAGCGGCGGTAATTTTCGGCGAGGTTTCCCTCGCGGTTGCAGAAAATTTTTATCCGGAAGGGGTGATTGCTGGTTTGCGTGGCGTAGTAGATGCGGAAGCGGCGGCCGGCGACGGCGGGCGGCGGTGTGCGCTCGGCGAGGTGGACGATGAGTTTGTTGAGTCGCGCGGTGGGGATTTTTTTATCGAGGACACGGTGGAGTTTCACGGCGCTATTCAACATGCGCGACACTTCGTAGCCGCTCATGGCTGAGACAAAGATGAGGGGCGCGCCGGGCGTGAAGTAGAGCTGCTCAAAAACAGCCTTCTCGTATTTCTCGCGGTATTCGCGCTCGTTTTTGAAACCGCGCAGGGCGGTGGAGGCGGTCGTGCCGTCGGCGAAAGCCTTGTGCACGAGATCCCATTTGTTGACGACGACGATGATGGGTTTGTGCTCCTTGATGGCTTCGCCGGCGATGGCCTTGTCCTGCTGGGTGACGCCTTCCATGGCGTCGAGGACCACAAAGACGACGTCGGTTTCCTTGATCGAGTCGAGCGAGCGGAGGCGCGAAAAATATTCGACGGGCGATGCGAGCTTGGTCGCGGCCTTGATGCCGGCGGTGTCGATGAGGCGGAATGGGTGGAGTTTTTTGTCGCGTCCCCGGAATTGGAAATCGTGGGTGACCGCGTCGCGCGTGGTGCCGGGCACGTCGCTGACGATGAGGCGGTCGGAGCGGAGGAGTCGGTTTGAGAGCGAGGATTTGCCGACGTTGGGGCGCCCGATGAAACAGACGCAGAGCGGGCGCGGCGCGTCCTCTTGTGTTTCAACTGCCTCGGCGGTGTCGCTGGCGTCGAGGTGATTTTTAATCGCGGTGCGAAGATCGGTTTCGCCGCGTCCATGCTCGGCGGAGATGAAGAGGGGCTCGCCGAGGCCGAGTCGGTAGGCTTCGGCGATGTCGATTTTTTCCTCGCCGAAATCGGCCTTGTTTACGACGAGGAGCACGGGCTTTTTGCCTTTGCGCAGCTCGGCGGCGATGCGTGTGTCGAGCGCTGTGAGGCCTTCGAGTCCGTCGACGACAAAGAGGATGAGCGTGGCCGTGTCGATGGCGAAGGAGACCTGCTTTTCGGACGCGGCGATGAGTTGCGCGGGCGTCTCTCCGCCCTTGAGCCCGAGTCCGCCGGTGTCCTGGAGCGTGTAGTCGCCGTCGGCGATGCGCGTAGCGACGACGTCGCGCGTGATGCCGGGCTTGTCGTGGACAATGGAAATGCGCTTGCGAGCGAGCCTGTTGAAGAGGCGGCTTTTGCCGACATTGGGACGACCTACGATGACAACGGAGCGGGACATGGAAAAAAAGGAGTCAGGATTCAGAATACAGGAGACAAAAGGGCGCTGCCGCGCCGAAAATTTTTTAATGATGAGATTTGGTTTGAGACACTGGCGATCCGGCTCTCCGGCCTTTGGCTTTCCGACTCAGCCTTTCAGCCGTTCAGTTCTTCAGCCTTTCCCACGCTACGCTCCAGCCTGGGTGTCGAAGGTTACTTTGTTTAGGTTGTTCTGCTTGAGATCGTCGATCAGCGAAATGATTTTCTGGTAGGGCACGTTGCCGTCGGCGCGGATACGGATGACGATGTTTGCCGGGTTTGCGCCAATGGCCTTGAGGCGGGTGCGGAGTTCGGTGAGCGTGACCAGTTGTTGATCGATGAAGTAGTCGCCTTGTTCGCGGATGGTGACGGCGATGAATTGGGTTTTCGGATCGGGCTTCAGGCCTTCGGATGGAGATTGGATGGGCAGGTTTACGGGAATGGTTTGCTCCTGATTGATCAGGGGCGTGGCGATCATGAAGATGATCAGAAGCGTGAAGCCGAGGTCGATCAGGTTGGTGACGTTCAACTCTGCGATCGGGTGCGACTGGCGCGGGCGTCTGACAAAACGGGACATTGTGGTGGAAGTTCTGAAGTTCTGAAAACCTGAATGCTGAATTTCGGAACTTCGTCGGTGTGAGATTTGTAGTGTTTGGGATGATTTTTTCAGCCTTCAGGCCTTCAGGTTTTCAGGCTTTTCCCCTTACTGTGATTCGAGTTCGATGCGGTCGGAGAGGGAGCTGGCGAAGTTTTCGAGCTCGGTGATGAGGCGTTTGTTGTTTGAGAAAAGATAATTGTAGCCGAACATCGAGGGGATCGCGACCACGAGGCCGGCGACCGTGGTGAGGAGCGCGGAGGAGACGCCCGGCGCGAGTGTCTGGATGCTCGCGGTTTGCTGCACGGAAACGGCGCTGAAAGATTCCATGACGCCCCAGACGGTGCCGAGCAGCCCGAGGAAGGGCGCGCCGGACACGATCGAGGCGAGAAACACCATGCTCGACTCGTAGTTGAGGATCTGGCGCGAGAGGGCGCGCTGGAGGGCGTTTTCGGTGTGCTCGAGACGGTATTGTTTTGTGTCGATTCCCTTGGCCTTGCCTATTTCGGCGGCGCGCCAGTAGGCGTTGATTGCGTCGGCGAAAAGGTCGCCGTAGGGGATCGAGCGTTTGTTGCGGTAGGACTCGGGGAGATCGAGCAGCGAGCGCTGGTCGCGGAGGTGCTGGTCGAAGGCGAGATTGAGCCGGCGGAGTTGCGCGAGGTCGTTGCGTTTGCCGATCATCACGGCCCATGCGATGATGCTGGCCACGGCGAGCCCGCACACGATGACCTTGCCGACAAGATCGCAGCGCATGAACACATCAACAACGGAAATACTTGCCAGAATCGAATACATGAACGTGAAAACAATGAAAATGGTTTGAGCTTTGGAAAACGAAGGATGAAGCGTTGCGTTTTTTAGGGGTGGGCATCAACAGGAAAAGGGCGTTTGTGCGCGGTTTTTCTTTGCGGGAGGCGGAATGCGTGCGGGGTTTTTCGCGCGAAGGCGGATTGGGCGCATTTTCGATGTTGCGCCGCGCGCCCGCCGATTGCACACAGACAGGTTCATTTTTTCACTCATGAGTCTCGACACGCCCAAGCCACAATCCATCAACGGCGCCGCTTTCAAGGTCGGCATCGTAGCCGCGCGCTTCAACGGCGTGCTCGTCGATGCGCTTCTGCATCAGGCATACGAGACGCTCGTCAGCGCCGGCGTTAAGGAAAAAAACATCCGCATTCACCGCGTGCCCGGCTCGAACGAGGCGCCCTCCGCCGTGCAACTGCTCGCCGCCTCGCAAAAGCCCGATGTTCTCATCGCGCTCGGCGTGCTCATCCGCGGCGACACCATCCATTATGAAGTGATCGCCGACGCCTCCGCGCACGCACTCCAGCGGGTCGCGCTCGACACGCGCACGCCGGTCATCAACGGCATTATTGTCGCCGAAAACCAGCAGCAGGCAAAAACGCGCTGCCTCGGCAAGATTGCGCGCGGCAGCGAGTTCGCGCACACCGCGCTCGAAATGGCCGCGTTGAAGAAAACCCTTTCCGCAAAAAAA
This genomic interval carries:
- a CDS encoding DJ-1 family glyoxalase III produces the protein MPTVLALLPEGFEELEAIAPIDMLRRAGVEVTTASLTETLSVNGRNGITIQADATLSANPEKLHDMLLIPGGPGVKLLRADPRVSALVRAHAGAGRWLAAICAAPTVLNDAGLLAGLRYTCHTSVLNELPTALMQERVVVDANIITSRGAGTAIDFGLVLVKKLTTPEKAREIQASICA
- a CDS encoding sigma-70 family RNA polymerase sigma factor; this encodes MFNQTYQENTHAQHDETELTIALPFAPNRMPSPDAPPSFLEKYEAAAVESEPAGRSNLQLYLQEIGRTPLLTLEEETALARRILRGDKEARDHMIKANLRLVVRIARDYKDFGLPFLDLISEGNIGLIKAVERFDPDKGGKLSTYAAWWIKQSIKRALANQSKTIRLPVHLVEKISKLRRAAHALSEELGREPTDEELAAELQIPTAKVTHLKSVSARPSSLDAPVGSESDSAPLGELIGDENTANPFDSLRARNLSIDLRNMIDSLDPREAEIIKLRFGLGDAVEMTLEEIGKKFRITRERIRQLQNSALMKMRKAMAQNEALRSRAEIDEETRQRKRMEVIREFIEANSQAVS
- a CDS encoding hemolysin family protein is translated as MTSLSTELFVIFLLLLANGFFALSEIAVVSARKARLKQLADEGKTRAAVALATAISPTRFLSTVQIGITLIGYTNVAFSSETVGKKLDVLLAQVSWMPAFTREIAIALVVVVLTLSTVVLGELVPKRIALAYPERIAMWTAPILNKLAAVVSPLVALLSYLTEGFLRIFGLNKAPKDSPVSDEEVNILIEQGLHAGVFNKAEQEMVEGVLELDQMAVTAIMTPRPKIVFLNLDDTEEVNWRKIVASGHSYFPVYQGSRDHVLGMVAVKALWAHSAIGLKTNLKDLLVSPLVVPETMMAMHLLESFKKTGKHIALITDEFGAIQGLVTLIDVLEAIVGDLPAQDSREAPASKQREDGSWLIDATLTTGDLKSLLNIDELPHEEEADFQTLGGFMVTNFGRIPASGDFFEYAGWRFEIVDMDRHRVDKVLVSKTKTDAPDETTK
- the fmt gene encoding methionyl-tRNA formyltransferase, which produces MLRLVFMGSDPIALPLLNWIAGADGAQHARIVAVYTQPDRPSGRGMKIRPNAIKTWALERGIPVHQPEKLTDETRAELAALEPDLSLVMAYGHILRDDFINTPRLGTLNLHTSLLPKYRGASPIQTAIACGERETGVSLMRIVRKLDAGPVADVERVRIENLDTALDVEQKLAAACVPLIARALPRLATGELQFTEQNEADATFCRRLDKADGALDFNVPAAVLAARINGLYPWPACSVEINGTYPIKFGQADSVEWTIPTWMSILSGYKGKVSCVSFGNTLMWGAGGLAGTADPLPPGTILPSDTSIIHIATADGILRIHRLQRPYGKMVPAADFQVGWSISPGKQLSSQPMTKLLS
- the der gene encoding ribosome biogenesis GTPase Der is translated as MSRSVVIVGRPNVGKSRLFNRLARKRISIVHDKPGITRDVVATRIADGDYTLQDTGGLGLKGGETPAQLIAASEKQVSFAIDTATLILFVVDGLEGLTALDTRIAAELRKGKKPVLLVVNKADFGEEKIDIAEAYRLGLGEPLFISAEHGRGETDLRTAIKNHLDASDTAEAVETQEDAPRPLCVCFIGRPNVGKSSLSNRLLRSDRLIVSDVPGTTRDAVTHDFQFRGRDKKLHPFRLIDTAGIKAATKLASPVEYFSRLRSLDSIKETDVVFVVLDAMEGVTQQDKAIAGEAIKEHKPIIVVVNKWDLVHKAFADGTTASTALRGFKNEREYREKYEKAVFEQLYFTPGAPLIFVSAMSGYEVSRMLNSAVKLHRVLDKKIPTARLNKLIVHLAERTPPPAVAGRRFRIYYATQTSNHPFRIKIFCNREGNLAENYRRYLEAGVINEFDLHGCPVYFDLVGKKIDPERVGKYSDEKRAHLARLRKNSPVDETPGGDDDDFQPFETIED
- a CDS encoding ExbD/TolR family protein — its product is MSRFVRRPRQSHPIAELNVTNLIDLGFTLLIIFMIATPLINQEQTIPVNLPIQSPSEGLKPDPKTQFIAVTIREQGDYFIDQQLVTLTELRTRLKAIGANPANIVIRIRADGNVPYQKIISLIDDLKQNNLNKVTFDTQAGA
- a CDS encoding MotA/TolQ/ExbB proton channel family protein, whose amino-acid sequence is MYSILASISVVDVFMRCDLVGKVIVCGLAVASIIAWAVMIGKRNDLAQLRRLNLAFDQHLRDQRSLLDLPESYRNKRSIPYGDLFADAINAYWRAAEIGKAKGIDTKQYRLEHTENALQRALSRQILNYESSMVFLASIVSGAPFLGLLGTVWGVMESFSAVSVQQTASIQTLAPGVSSALLTTVAGLVVAIPSMFGYNYLFSNNKRLITELENFASSLSDRIELESQ
- the ribH gene encoding 6,7-dimethyl-8-ribityllumazine synthase; its protein translation is MSLDTPKPQSINGAAFKVGIVAARFNGVLVDALLHQAYETLVSAGVKEKNIRIHRVPGSNEAPSAVQLLAASQKPDVLIALGVLIRGDTIHYEVIADASAHALQRVALDTRTPVINGIIVAENQQQAKTRCLGKIARGSEFAHTALEMAALKKTLSAKK